Genomic window (Ciconia boyciana chromosome 12, ASM3463844v1, whole genome shotgun sequence):
AAATTAACTGCTTTGCAACCCTATCCCATTTGAATACTCTAATTAAGCAGTTTCAGTGCATTTCTCCTCTAAGGACCTTCCCTGGCCAAGCACTTTCACCCCTTAGCTCCTGCGCTGAGCTCCTGGAGCAGCTGGCCTCCGAGGTCTGCTGGTTCAGCTCCCTTGGATGATGATGATGGATGCCACATGTTATCCAGGCTGCAGCTTTCTGGGGTGTTGCGAAGACCCTCGCTGGCACCTGGATTGCCTCCAAGCAGCCAGGTGTCATTTCCAAGGGAGCTGACAGGCTCTGGCATGGAGGACATGCAGCTTTGCACTGGCGGCCTCCCTTGCCAGGAAGGCTCATAAAGTGTCTTGTAATGAGCTCACCGTGTTCTCGCTTCGTAGACAGTTTTGTTAGCTCTTGGCAAATGCCGTCTGGGGAGACGCTCTGCCTGGCTGGCCATTGCTCACAGAGCTGCCAATGTACTTACCTGGAAAGCCTTTTCCTCCAGCCTCAGGTTGATCTCCAGAAGCATCTCAGCCCATGGCCTGCCTCCACCCGCATGGGAGTCACGTGCAGCACGCCATTTGGGGATGTGTGCCTGGCACACGGACTCTCTGGTGACTTTGCTGTGTATGTGTGTCCTCAGCTGTGGCTGGGGAAAAGCGATGGGTGGGAAAGCAAGTGCTGTCGGCGGGTGAGCGAGGCCATGCCATGCGGACGTGCCACCCCACAGCAGTTGGTGACAGTGGTATTGCCCACCTGGGAAATGTAGGTCCCACGTGCCATGAGTGCTGCCAGGACCCGGttttcatgtgtgtgtgcatcccATCCCAACCAGGAGGGATGCTCTGGGTTGCCCCGGGAAAGAGGCACcagtatttcagcagaaacatCCCCGTGTCACCAAACTGAGGCACCCAGGTCCTGCCGGCAAGGTGAGGCACTCGGCCATCTCGGTGACACTGCCTGTCCTAGGGCTGGAGATGAGACTGCACAGCAGTTTTAATGCTCTCAGGTCATCCCGTGCTGGATGGGAGCACAACCTGGCAGCTCCCGCCCAGGGATTCAGCATGCTTTAATGAGCTCAACGCTGGAGCCTGCACGGAGGAATTAATGATTTGGGATAATACTTGTCACTTTGCTATGAGGAAATTGTGAagtgaaaagtaatttattaaaaagaagaaagaaatgtttttgcttaTTAAGATCAACATCatattgaagtattttcttaataCCCCATTTGGGCTGAATTTTAcgttttctctctctctctgcaatGGGAATAAAGCAGAGAGTCTCACTCTAATTAATTGTTGGCTGCTTCATTTTGCCAGCACATTTCATGCACAAGTTTGCACATTTCTGTAACGTTTGAATTGCAAATACTgcaggaatataaaaaaaaaaggaaaacccatgaaattttaaaagcgAATGGGAACTCTTCTGTTAGATGTCAGtttaaaatggctttattttcacaaatcttaaaaatatatcttgatGGTGTATTtaccttcccttctcctttcttttcacGTGGGGTTTAAGGCAACAAGTTTGGTTTATGTGTTCACTGTTGCCTTCTGGCTTTTGAGCCTGAAGgagctgtattttcagttttactctACTACAATGTTTGctagaaactttaaaatatgtgtgtgtgtgtgtgtatatttctAGGGAGAGGCTGTCACACATGTTGGTGATTTGACAATGTAAAGCTTGAGGACAGCCCCATCCcctcagctttgcagaaatccGTGGAAGCTGGTACCCAAGGAGAGCATGCCATGCTGGCATCATGTCGTGCACATGGAGGACGGGCTACTTTTTGGGACCCATGGAGCTGCGGCTCAGCATGAGCCCAACACGGATACGGTGAGCGATACCGGGAGGCGCTTCCCAGGCACTGCGGTATGGATTATATTAGCTTGGACTGTGAAGGGCAATGAGGAGATAGCTCAACGTCTagagaaaataggaagaggAGTGACCCATGAAACCAGCTTGCTTGCTGCATCACCAGCATCCTCGCACGGAGCCGTGACTCGTCACCACCCGGAGACCCGCTTGCTGGCCCCAGCGCAGGATGCTGATCTTGCAGGCAGGAGACTCAGCATCAGAGGGAATAACCAGAAGAAAGGGCTGGTGCGGAGGTGAGGGGCTGCAGGCTGTGAGCATGGGAGGGTGTAGCAACAACATCTTTTCCTGTGGTGCTGCTCATCAGTAACAACCACCTCCTGGGCCAAGCTTTTCTAAACGGTTGGTGATCTGGTACCATGCCTGGGGACCAAAGAGAGATGCTTCTCCTCCCAGAAATCCCAATAACCTCCTTGTTGTATCAATTATAATTCAGTGCAGCCCCCACTTCTGCCCCAGAATCAGtaattgctttggaaaatgtcctttacctttttttaagtGCCAGTATGCCTTTTGTTGCTACTAAAGTAATGGCTAAAAGCTGATGGAtggcagaaaataagaaatttctGAGAAAGGTCCTCAGAATTTGCCTCTGAGTCATCTCTATGTTGGCAGGAAAAGctggcaaagaagaaaagtatcTCTGCAGGTTGTACTGCCTGAACCAGCCCCAGAATTAGGAGTCTGGGCCAGGTGAACACATCCAACCCCTAAGACATATTTCACTGTAATCTGATTGAGCTGAAATTGAAAGCTCTCATTAAGTTTACGACCAGTACAACAGGACCTCCTCAAAAGGGCCGCATGTGGGAGCAGCCCCCAGTGCTCCGGCAGCTGTATGAGCCCCAAGGACCCAGTCCCTACCCTGCAGCTTACATGCTGAACACCATAAGGCACAGTAAGTGGATTAGCAAAACCGCTGGAACAGGTGGAGAAGAAACGACACTAGGTCTTAAGCTGgttttgcatgtatttatacAAATGATGTGCCCAGCTAGATGGTAACTTAGGTGAAATCCAGGCTATCCCTGCTGCTTATCTACCCAGCCGCCTTCACTCGGCAGTCTGCTGCAGGCTTCCTGGTGGAGAAGAGCCTGGTTTATAGCTTGGGCAGACACAGTGAGTCACAGCAGCAAGCCGGTCGATAATTACAGCGTGGACAGCCTGCAagaggcagcggcagcagccggGCAGCATCCATGCCatggctggggtggggaggtggtGCAGCCCCACGCTGGCATCCGTAGGAGATGCTCCAGACCCCTCACTCCCTGCAGAGCTTGGGGATGCTCCTCTGCCACCTCTcagggctggctctgcaggacagggcgctgccagccctccctcctgccggacacagcagcaggcaggatcTGTCTCTCACATTGGTGAGATAGGGATTGCAATTATTCCTGGCCACACAAGCAGGGCTTGTGCCATCTGTCTGCTCCCCGAACATCCCTGCAGGATCTGTGTCTTAGCAGGTTAATTTAATAAGAGCCTGCTTTATTGTTGCTGGCTGTGGGCATGGCATAGAGCAGCTGAGTCCATcaacagcacagagctgctctggcaGCAATCAAATCCCGCCCAGATGGTCATTTGGGAGGTTTGTTTTGCTGAGAGAGGGCAAACCCTCCTGGGGCAGTGCCGAGGGCTGAGCCCTGCGCCCTTCTCcttggcaggagctggggataAAGTGGCAGCAGAGATTAAATCAGGCCTTTGACCCAGGATGTGCCGCACCTCACCAGTACGGAGGTGGTGATAGCGTGGTGATAGGTGGTGATAGCAGCAGAGCGGCGTATCGGCAGGAGATGCCCTGCATGGCTGGCTCAGGGCTTGGCCATTTATGGCAGAAGCAGCTATTCCCATCCAGAGTTTCAAAACCTTTTACATCACCAGCTATTTTTGTGGCTCCAAGTACGTGGTAGCGTACAAGGTGGTGAAATAGCTGCACAAACTGTTTAATGAAGGGAACGACTCGCCTTAAGGATAATGAATAGTCGGGTGCACTTTGAtatcagcctttttttttcagctgtagaCGTGTAAGACCAGGTATAAAGTGCTGTGAGTTGGGAAATAAACCTCCAGGAATCCAAACCGATACTGATTACACACCAAGgacccagaggaaaaaaactccaGGTTCCCAATCCCACACCCACCCCCTTGGGCTGTCCACTCAGCCCAGGAGTGAGGCATTGCTGGTTAAGGCAAACTGCACCaaaatgtatgtgttttttcttccgCTTGCCCCATCGCTGTGCTCTTTGCCCCAACTCCTCTCCCTTAGTCATTCCTCCACCCATCGCAAATATAATGGAGCAGCAGTGCCACAAAGACATGCACATAATGAACCTAAGTGACCGTGTAATCTCATTATTGTCACCCTCATCCTCCCTTgccccttttctccctccccccccatttGTCACTGTCACCAATTGTGTCATGGTTAAAAGTAGATGGGAAGCTCCTCTGCGAGCGATGGCATCTTTCCTTTATCCTGAGCACCTTGAGTGTATTAGGTACTTTGCAACTACTCATGATTTATAATAGGGTTGAAGTAGGAGGCAGCCTGCTTTAATGCTCACCTTTTTACATTTCCGAGCTGATTCACCAGCCACATGCATATCTTCCATCCAGGCACGTCTACCTCATGCCAGCAATTCACTTGACAAAACAATTTTGAAGGCAATGGCAAACGAAGGAGAGAGGTTATTACTTACACGTAATAAAAAAAGAGTGAGTCAAATTTGGTGTAACTTACGTAAGATTTGTTCTGGTGGCTCAAAGTCCTCACCGAGCTTTCCCCATAATGGACATATTCCCTTTATGGAAATAAAGTGAATAAAATAATGCTATTTGCGAAAACAGCCACAAGCAGAGCCACCTCTACAGTACCTTATCTGTATCGTCTTTGGATGATGCTTAGCCTTGACCAGGCACCTCTCTAGGGCCCGCAGGAAGTGCGGGACAGACAGAACACGGATAGACGGTGGTGTCTGCCTCAGACTTGCCATCAAACAGGTGATGCACAGAGGAAAGGGACAAATCCTGCGTCTCACACAAGTCTGCTGAAATTCTGCAGACCACGGAAGCAGCAGTCTGGCGCTCAGAAACAAATTTGGTTATATTAGAGGACAGCTTCTCCTACGGGTGGGAATGCTTCATGCAAATGATCGAGTCAGGTCTGAAGCGACTgagggattttattttagaaggaaaCCTGCCGTTTCTTCTTTTCGGTTACTTTCTCTTAACAACGGGGGAAATTCACTGATGGGGGAAACGCCGGGGCCAATTCCAGAAGTGCCCGGGGATGCATCTGGGTGGGCTGCGAGGCTGAGCTCGCAGCCGCCGCTCCACCGGAGCTCATCCCGGCGGCTCCTGCTGCCGTGCTGGGTCCCTTGTCCCCTGCTGACACCTGCTGTCGGCCGGCGGAGCCAGCACACACTCGGTTATCCTTTGGAAGAGTTAGTGCCGGTTCTGGCAGGCTTTCCATGCAAAGGGCTCCGAGCGAAACAAAACGGGACGGAAAAGCAACACCTCTGCGAAAGGACATGACAGCCAAGCCGTGAGACCTGGCGTCTTTTGCTGCAGCCGGGGAGGTCGAAGGATACCGGACAAAGCTTGTAAGTAGAGGTAACATCTTTTAGAAGCCCACTTTGTCTATCGCACGCTTTCAGGCATGTAACATCACGATGACGGTGTGCCTTCTCCTGCCGccctccctgcccgccgctGCCTGTGCCGCAGGCCCTCTGCCTTTCCCGCAGGGCCgcagcccgcccggccccgccgcagggcCAGCCCTCCCTCCACACCAGCACACCCGGGGCCGCTCTCCCCGCGGGACGCTCGGAGGCGAGTTTTGCTCAAGTTAACGGCTGAGCAGGAGTCGGCCAACGCGCTGCtcaagaaaactgctttttcctggAACTCCTGCCGTCATTATGAATGATTTATATGCAGGAAGGCTCCGGTGCCCGGGAGCAGCTCGGCCTCACAGCAGGCGGCCGGCGGCAGATCCGGGCCCGATCGGCCGCGGGGCCTGCGCCCACCCCGCGGGGACGTCCGGCCCTTCCGGGCCTGGCGTGAGGGGACACCGAGGAGGTGTGTGGCCGCGCAGCTCGGGGACAGTCTGCCCGTGTGCCTCCTacccccgctcccccggcccgggcagggctccgccgccgcgcccgggaGCCGCTGGCAGCCGCCATGTTGGGGTGGAGCCCGCCTCcgaggccaggcagggaggacGCCTCGGTGCCACACGCAAACCCGTCCCCCCGCAGGAGGCGAGCAGGACGCCTCGGTGCCACACGCAAACCCGTCCCCCGCGGCGGGCGCCGCCGCATGTAGCGTCCGGGCCCCGTTTGCGCGGGCGGTGACGCAGCACGCCGCGGGGCGTGCCCAGCCTGCGCTGCCGGAGCTCCGCGCCGGAAGTGACCGGAGAAAGCGGCGGGGAGTGGCGCGCCTCCGGGTGCCGCAGCATAACTCTtccgggcgggggcggccgctgCCGGGCGGTTCCCGCGGCTGAGGCGCGGCGGGATGGAGTGAGGCGCGGCGGTAAGGAGCGGGGCgacgggcggcggcggcggggccgagcccgGCCGGGCCCTAACGGCTGTCTCTTCCCCCTCAGGACGGCGCGGGAGCAGCGGGGCCTCGCCCTTCTCCTCAGGCGGGCCGGGGCTATGCGAGGGCCGCGCTGCCGCCTGCCCTAggcccgggccgcggcggcgggcccggcaGGGGAGCGGCGAGCGGCTGCGGGGCCCGATGCGGGAGTACAaggtggtggtgctgggcagcgggggggtggggaagtCCGCCCTGACGGTGCAGTTCGTCACCGGGACCTTCATCGAGAAGTACGACCCCACCATCGAGGACTTCTACCGCAAGGAGATCGAGGTGGACTCGTCCCCCTCGGTGCTGGAGATCCTCGACACGGCGGGTACCGAGCAGTTCGCCTCCATGCGCGATCTCTACATCAAAAACGGCCAGGGCTTCATCCTTGTCTACAGCCTGGTCAACCAGCAGTCCTTCCAGGTAACCTCGCCCGGGCCCTGGGGCGGGCGGCAGCTCGgtggggcggggaggcggcTGGCCCGGCGTCCTCCCTTCGGACGCGGCCGTTCCTGCCCCGGGGAAGGCGCCGAGCCGAGGAGGAAGTTTGAGGGTTAGCCATGTGTAAGCTCTTTATCTCCGAAGGGGCAAAAGTGAAAATGCCCCGCTGGAAAGTGCATTTACCAGCCCTGCTTCCTGATGGAAAACTGCTTGCTTTGCAGGCCCTTATCAGGGTGCCACCATTGTTAAATCCCACACAGTGTTGAAGAACAATGACCCGCTCCCACTCCCCCACCAGAAATCTTCTGGCAATCCCCTTTTATGAAGAAATCCCTCGATACTAAAATCGAgacttcccctccccccccccccgtcttAAAAGGCCTGTTTCTTCAGTTGGTCTTGAAGAGTCTTATTGTTCTGCAGTTGTGACTTGTTAAGTAAGCTGCTATTttccgccccctccccccaaaatatATTCCTGTCCAGCATAAGGTCGATGCTTTCACAGAGTAGGTGGTGCACTGGAGAGGAGAAGCGAGCCATATGCCGTAATTTGTGGGTCTGGATTTCATTTCTACTATTAAAACTCTCCAAAAGATGGAAGTATCTCAGCCAGTAACTGGTCTAAGCTGCCTCTAGAAATGAGGCTTTATTTGTGGGGAATGAGTGGATTTAGCAGCACTGCATGCAGCGCAGGGATTTGCAACTACTGCGTTGGCTTCAGTCGCTGAGTTGGGTATATTCCAGCTGCTTGGCAAAACCTTGCACACCCCCACTGAAGCAGAAtgtttgcttctgctgaaggCTAAACTTTATCTTAGCAGAGGCCTCGAAATAGCCCAAGTACGCGCTAAAGATATACTTTATTtggaaaacaacagcaatgACATTGGGATGCTTCTCCCCTCATTTTACCTTATTTTGGGGACCACTGAGTCCCCATTATTCGAGGAATGGACATACAGTTAGTAATTCACtctgttaatatttaattattcctGTCTGTCTATAGCATGTTTACTCTGAAGCCTGTAGGTGTAAATTACTCTCTGCAGTTCTTTTACACAGTGGTAACTTCAAACGCTTAAATTTCTTTGTCTTGGAACTATGCAAGAATTTGTAGAACTTAGTAGTACTGATAGTAACTTAAAACACTCAAGGGGCAGAGGAAGCTGACTCAGACTTTCAAGTGTAAACTGCCAGTGTTAGCTCAGACTTGAATAAATGCATCTCTAGGTGATAAAATCTCTTTACAGCATCTAATTTGGTTACTTACATGTGATTAAATGTGTTCACAATGAATTATTCTAAGCATTCCAGAAGTGAGAAGactttatttaaattactaGCTTTCTCAAGCTGTAAACTAAACACAGGCTTCCTAAATGATTGTGTAATGGCATGCTACTGCTAATGTCACAGGTCGTTAGACTTGAGacaattttttcagaaaaattaagtcaaCTTTCAAAGCAGCTATACTGTATCTTCCTCTAGGTGAACCAAAAGTCTCTCTTAGAGTACAGTAGTCCCTTTCTGCTTGtacatatgcatacattttataaaatgtgtatgcatttatataaaataaaaaataacttttattaaaGATGATAAACTTTCTCTGAGTTCTAGATCTGCATGAATAAGAATTTAAGAAGTCTTCTGATGTATTTTCAATGTTCAGTTGCACGTGAGGGTTATTAAAATGTGCTTCTGTAGTGGTTATATAGCAATTTCATGTGATTACTTACACCTACTAACTGGTTGGGTTGTTTGATCAGGACATCAAGCCGATGAGGGACCAGATTGTCCGGGTGAAGAGATACGAGAAAGTTCCTCTGATCCTAGTGGGGAATAAAGTGGATCTGGAGTCGGAGAGGGAGGTCTTatctgcagaaggcagagccCTGGCTCAGGAGTGGGGCTGTCCCTTCATGGAGACATCAGCCAAGAGCAAAACAATGGTGGATGAACTGTTTGCTGAGATCGTCAGGCAAATGAACTATGCCTCCCTGCCTGAAAAACAAGATCAGTGTTGTACAACTTGCATCGTCCAGTGagagaatttaagaaaaacctCAATCATGGCCATACAGAGCAGGTTGGTGGAACAGTCATAACTAATTGAGGTGCATAAGCATGCTGTTTAAGTAAGCAGATAAAGTGTGACAGGGAGTCTTAATTTAAGTAGTCTAACCTGGAGGTAGCCTTCCTCTGAAACAGATGGAAGCTTGTGCATTTGGTTGCACACAATTACTTGAGTCAAACGGACTTCTTACATTACTTCAGTAGGGTTAGTCAGGGAACATTGCATTTGCTTGCAGTAATTTTACAATGAGACAAAGTGTATGATCTCATCTGCATCTGTTTTGACTGTCGGTGCTGTATTTGACATTACATTATCCTTAATAATGTTTCGTGATTTTGCAGTGGGTTTTGTTATTGGTTGTAGTTGGtgtctgaattattttcaagtaaTGGGAATTACCTTGGAGATCAATGAGATTATGACCAAGTTTCCCAATAGTTTTGCTAAGAAGACTTTgagcttgtttaaaaaaaaaaaaaaaattatgtggtACAGAAACTGAATTACTTGGAGTACCTTGGCAGGAGTGCCTTATCAGTGGAATAAGTTTAAAAGAGAACCACCCTGAGTTGTGAGGAGTAGCTTGAAGCCCACATGTACTAGTCAAGGACGTGTGCAAAGTGCTCTTCATCTAAAATCTCCAGAGCAGAGAACACACTATAAAATGGCTTCCCAATGCAcgtctcctctcctctcctctcctctcctctcctctcctctcctctcctctcctctcctctcctctcctctcctctcctctcctctcctctcctctcctctcctctcctctcctctcctctcctctcctctcctctcctctcctctcctctcctctccctctccctctcctctcctctcctctccctctcctctcctctcctctcctctcctctcctctcctctcctctcctctcctctcctctcctctcctctcctctcctctcctctcctctcctctcctcaggtGTGGCAAGAGTGCAGTGTCCAGAGGGGCCTCTATAAAGCTTCCCCTGTCCTGGGtattgctttgatttttgtttttttttcctcaaggatAGCTGCTCTTGGCCCTTCACACACGTGGTGGTCTTTTTCAGTACCTTTTTCACCTGATTGTGTAAATGGATCTGCTCCTCCCCTGCACGCAGTGACGAGGGTGATTCTGGACTCCCCctgctcttgtttttccttgtagCCCTTGCAGGTCTGGTTTCACTATCAGCTTGAATCCATGTTACTGAAAAGTGCTCTTCTACATCATTGGTACGCTCTGTGTGCAGCCAGCTGGTCCATCAGACCTTCAGTTGTGTGTTGGACCTGTCTTGGCAAACAACTCAATGTGATCTCTCAGGGCAAGTGCAGGGATGAGGGAGGACATGAAAATTCAGGGGAAAGAACTGCCCCTCTTGACAGCTGCACTGATTGAGGCTGGCATGTTAGTAACTCTTCCTTGAGCCAGAGGAGCTTTTTGTGTCAGAGTAACAAGAGGGAAAATAGGTTATTACTGGAAGCTTTGGAACATGTATCGTCTTTAATCTTGAGTGCAAGGTCAGAGAGTGAAGTCTCAAAGCTTGTCTTTGAGATTGTTATCAAGTGCTTTGTGAATGTAAAATTTTAGATACTTGTGACCCTAGCACTGTCATACTAAAGATTATACACGATGTTTTTATATCCAGTTGTGTGAAATAAGGAAAGGCTATTGTCACTATGTAAGAGGTGTGTGTAAGTTCAAGATTTGCTTGCTGAAAGGCGAGCAAACTGCTTGTAttggagcagagaaaaatacaaataaagtcTTTCCTTGTACACTAATCCCTAACACATGCAGAGCCTTATAGGGTTATAGGAAGGAGTAAATCAAAGGAATTACTGCTTTGTTAACGGAGTGCTGCAGGGTTAATACCTTGAATCACGTATAGTAATGCAATGTTTCACCTATTTCTAAGGCAGCTTCGCAAATAAGAGTATGTAGACTTGAAGTATCATGCCAAAGGTTATGGCAATCCCCTGGGTTACTAGTGGTTCATCTTGTGCACGCTGCTGTCTTCAACTCTGACAAAATCAGGCCCTTTATCCATGAAATTTACAATTCCAGAATTGGTTATTTCTAAGTGAGACTTCTTTGTAACCTGGCTGCTTCTGGATTTAGTATTAAATATCAAGTTTAATCTTAAAGGTGAAattggggcagggggcagggcCATATGATTCCTTTAAATCATAACATATGCCTAGATTTGATGAGTTTCCTAAGCATGCTTTTGCTTCAGAATAAACATCTGTAACCTTATGGCTTTGTGATCTCTTGAGATAGATGATCCTAAGCTTTTGTAGTACAGATTTCCTCTCCTTCATTCTGCCTAGCTCATAGTGTCACATCAAGCCTCTAGCAGCAAAATACTTCCTGTTTCAAGGAGATGCTGCTTCTGCCCAATGTAGTCTTGTCACCTGTGCCAGACACGCAAGTCTTTCCTTCCTAAGCAGCTTCCTATTCAGTCCAGATCTCACCATGTCTGGAACCTCTTTTCTTATTACTCATCCTGGCTCTTCACAGGCTTCATGCTCTGTATCTTTCATTTCAGCCTCACACTTTTgggatattttcttcttcctggctCCCACTCTATCGTTGTTCTTTGATTGAGTAGGTGTAGGATCTCATTAACTTTACGATAAGCCTTTGCTGCCTGATAATTTCTGTCTGATGTGCTCTAGTGtaggagagctgctgctggtgtctTGTGATAACTGTAATCAGCTTTGTAATTCTTCTGCTTATCTGGGATCCAGGGAACAATTGCTGCTTCTCAAACATCTGCCTTAGCAGTGACTGCTCCTAGGTAAAGTGAAACTGAGGAAGTGGAACCAGCTGTCTGAAAACCTGTGTGTAGGAAGTGGGCTTGAACTATAGCTCTGTCCTAGTGTAATTTTCATCATCTCTGAGTTCTGTGGCCTGTCTGTGTCCAGGAGGGGTCTTAGGTCTGGATCAGAATGTTCATAATGAAGTACTAGAAACAGTTTGTGTCTCTACAGTTCTGATGGAGAAACCAATGGGAGGGGTGAGGGGTGGATTATATGCTGGACCTGGTTTTATCTAAGGCTGTTTCAGTGTCAGTTTTAACTAGCAAGTACCACTTACCTTTTTTGGTACGGATACCTCAACCTATCTGTCAAGTATGATGTTGTGTAGGTTCTTTCACAACATTTTTCAGTAGCACTTGCTTAGATTACTGTTCTAATCAGCTGCATTGGGTGAAATGAAGGATGGAACATAACTACATACTCAGGATAACCCAtagttccttttaaaaatgtgtgttgtTCTTGCATCCtgtttcccccccctcccctttcctgcttctgcagtgGTCTTCTGTAATTTCATTATTGCATTCAGAGATGTGAGATTTCCAGTAGCTGCTCTGTTCCTTGCTCTagtatttcttttgaattttcagtATGACagtgtttcatattttaaatcttctttaaaatatgataCCTGTTACAGTGCTGGTGCGTTGAAGGATTTCTGTAGAGGTACTAATCAGGTTGGGAACACCTTAATATTGGGGTGAAAGACTGATGCTGATTAGTGATTTCTATCCCCTCCATTCATGAGTAACTGATATTAGCAAGTGCTGAAGGAAGAGTACTCTGCTCTAGGGATAAAAGCTGAAAGTATGCTGTCTTCTGATCTGTGTGGCTATGCAGCAAAGACAAATTTATCCTGCTAAATTGTCTAACATCCCactctctcctgcctgctcaCAGAAGAGACTAGAGAGTGCTATAGAAAGTGAAGCCAGATAAGGTACTATATGGTGCTAATTGTAGTAACTAAACACAAGTTAAATGGAAAGATGACAAAGCTGAATTGG
Coding sequences:
- the RAP2C gene encoding ras-related protein Rap-2c, which codes for MREYKVVVLGSGGVGKSALTVQFVTGTFIEKYDPTIEDFYRKEIEVDSSPSVLEILDTAGTEQFASMRDLYIKNGQGFILVYSLVNQQSFQDIKPMRDQIVRVKRYEKVPLILVGNKVDLESEREVLSAEGRALAQEWGCPFMETSAKSKTMVDELFAEIVRQMNYASLPEKQDQCCTTCIVQ